A part of Myxococcus landrumus genomic DNA contains:
- a CDS encoding AraC family transcriptional regulator, with protein MNLSHASDLLGQILERTRLRGELYCRTVARAPWGLRFAPTSSAALHLIISGSCHLTQGRDAVSLGPGDVVLLPRGDGHAVADSPRSPKLRVEEWLATRGEGASSYVLGGDGVESRVLCGFYAFDEPGAHPVLRLLPERVHLRGASEDARALLPTVSLLEREYERGERGSSVIISRLLDILLVQVLRAWADAQPPGGAGWLGALGDRTLASALGWMHAEPGRSWTVSELARRSGLSRATLARRFASQVGVAPHEYLTGLRMQEAARALREGQDGLAAIASRVGYESEFAFNRAFRREMGVPPGEYRRKAREG; from the coding sequence ATGAACCTCTCGCATGCTTCCGACCTGCTGGGGCAGATTCTCGAGCGAACCCGTCTGAGAGGGGAGCTCTACTGCCGCACCGTGGCGAGGGCCCCCTGGGGGCTGCGCTTTGCTCCCACGTCTTCGGCTGCCCTGCACCTGATCATCTCGGGCTCCTGTCACCTGACGCAGGGCCGGGACGCCGTCTCGCTGGGGCCTGGTGATGTCGTGCTGCTGCCGCGCGGCGACGGGCATGCCGTCGCGGACTCGCCCCGCAGCCCCAAGCTGAGGGTGGAAGAGTGGCTGGCGACACGTGGGGAAGGGGCTTCCTCGTATGTGTTGGGCGGGGACGGTGTGGAGTCGCGGGTGCTCTGCGGCTTCTACGCGTTCGACGAGCCGGGGGCGCACCCCGTGTTGCGGCTGCTTCCCGAGCGGGTCCACCTGCGGGGGGCTTCCGAAGACGCGCGTGCCCTGTTGCCCACGGTGTCGCTGCTAGAACGGGAGTACGAGCGGGGAGAGCGAGGCTCCTCGGTCATCATCTCTCGGTTGCTCGACATCCTCCTGGTTCAGGTGCTTCGTGCGTGGGCGGACGCGCAGCCGCCCGGCGGCGCGGGCTGGTTGGGGGCGCTCGGCGACCGGACGCTCGCCAGCGCCCTGGGCTGGATGCACGCGGAGCCGGGGCGGAGTTGGACAGTGAGCGAGCTGGCGCGGCGCTCAGGTCTCTCGAGGGCGACGCTCGCGCGGCGCTTCGCGAGCCAGGTCGGGGTGGCGCCTCATGAGTACCTCACGGGGCTTCGGATGCAGGAGGCCGCGCGCGCGTTGCGTGAGGGACAGGACGGGCTCGCGGCCATCGCGAGCCGCGTGGGCTACGAGTCCGAGTTCGCCTTCAATCGGGCTTTTCGGCGGGAGATGGGAGTGCCTCCCGGCGAGTACCGGCGCAAGGCTCGGGAGGGCTGA
- a CDS encoding DUF4267 domain-containing protein, which translates to MNDTRASSEGLMNPNHSQLSWKLTSPTALFTLLLGAFLLFLSLRGALDPISAARGFGLTDSGSEVIPWLYVKAGRDLGLALAMFALVAIRQRKAAGVFVLATIVMPTVDALTVMHGGASLAFALAVHGSAVVYGIVLAAALLRPQKVTF; encoded by the coding sequence ATGAACGACACCCGCGCTTCATCTGAAGGCCTCATGAACCCGAACCACTCACAGTTGTCCTGGAAGCTCACCTCCCCCACGGCTTTGTTCACCTTGCTGCTGGGTGCCTTCCTGCTGTTCCTCAGCCTCCGGGGAGCGCTGGACCCGATCAGCGCGGCCAGGGGATTCGGCCTGACCGATTCCGGGAGCGAGGTCATCCCCTGGCTCTACGTCAAGGCGGGCAGGGACCTCGGCCTGGCACTGGCGATGTTCGCCCTGGTGGCCATCCGACAGCGAAAGGCCGCGGGTGTCTTCGTCCTCGCCACCATCGTGATGCCCACTGTGGACGCGCTGACCGTGATGCATGGTGGTGCCTCGCTCGCCTTCGCGCTCGCGGTCCATGGAAGCGCGGTGGTCTACGGAATCGTGCTGGCAGCCGCGCTGCTGCGCCCCCAGAAAGTCACCTTTTGA
- a CDS encoding LysR family transcriptional regulator yields the protein MSDSLLSTSDFGQLRAFVAVAESLNFSRAAEKLGVSSSALSQLVRGLEERIGVRLLHRNTRSVSLTEAGDQLFQRVRPAVQELAAAFVQTRERGARPVGIVRIHCFRTAAALFLRPLLRPFHDAYPDVVLDITLDDEVVDIVAGGYDAAIRIGEVIDQDMVAIRLGPDLRQIAVASPDYLARCGTPQHPRDLAAHRCIAWRWPGHEKPYKWEFVEDEKWFEVAVEGPVITNLKDFGLQAAVDGLGIAFASEQMIAPHVAAGRLVKLLEPWSGLFPGYYLCYPAQRQMASPLRAFIDSVRSISKESAD from the coding sequence ATGAGCGACTCCCTTCTTTCCACCAGCGATTTCGGCCAGCTCCGCGCCTTTGTCGCGGTCGCGGAGTCGCTCAACTTCAGTCGAGCGGCCGAGAAGCTCGGCGTCTCCTCCTCGGCCCTGAGCCAACTGGTCCGCGGGCTCGAGGAGCGCATCGGCGTCCGCCTCCTGCATCGAAACACTCGGAGCGTTTCCTTGACCGAGGCCGGCGACCAGCTGTTTCAGCGAGTCCGGCCCGCGGTCCAGGAGCTTGCAGCAGCCTTCGTACAGACTCGCGAGCGCGGTGCCCGTCCCGTCGGCATCGTTCGCATTCACTGCTTCCGGACGGCCGCGGCCTTGTTTCTGAGGCCGCTCCTGCGACCCTTCCATGACGCGTATCCCGACGTCGTGCTCGACATCACGCTCGACGATGAAGTCGTGGATATCGTGGCCGGTGGCTATGACGCCGCCATCCGCATTGGCGAGGTCATCGATCAGGACATGGTCGCCATCAGGCTCGGTCCGGACCTGCGGCAGATCGCCGTCGCCTCCCCTGACTATCTCGCTCGGTGCGGCACGCCTCAACATCCGCGTGACCTCGCAGCCCATCGGTGCATCGCCTGGCGCTGGCCCGGTCACGAAAAGCCATACAAATGGGAGTTCGTGGAAGACGAGAAATGGTTCGAGGTCGCGGTCGAGGGACCGGTCATTACCAACCTCAAGGACTTCGGACTCCAGGCGGCCGTCGATGGGCTCGGCATCGCATTCGCCAGTGAGCAAATGATTGCGCCGCACGTCGCCGCGGGCCGGCTGGTGAAGTTGCTCGAGCCCTGGTCAGGCCTGTTTCCGGGATACTACCTTTGCTATCCGGCGCAGCGACAGATGGCGTCGCCGCTGCGGGCATTCATCGATTCAGTTCGCTCGATATCGAAGGAATCCGCCGACTGA
- a CDS encoding nuclear transport factor 2 family protein → MDIDMQALVTLAQSYFDAAYEMDADKFAFLFHPVSSVSSAVRVGEDIKVSVTPIEAWLAAVRNMKAPKQLGLERHDEILTIDVAKELALVKLKLQVPPRCFTDMLSCVKVAGTWKIFQKVTFSSTLPITLSQT, encoded by the coding sequence ATGGATATCGACATGCAGGCCTTGGTCACTCTGGCGCAGTCCTATTTCGACGCTGCCTACGAAATGGATGCTGATAAATTCGCGTTCCTCTTTCACCCCGTGAGCTCCGTAAGCTCCGCGGTGAGAGTCGGCGAGGACATCAAGGTGAGCGTGACGCCGATAGAGGCGTGGCTGGCGGCGGTCCGGAACATGAAGGCTCCGAAACAACTGGGCTTGGAGCGTCACGATGAAATCTTGACCATCGATGTTGCCAAGGAATTGGCACTCGTGAAGCTGAAACTGCAGGTTCCGCCCCGCTGCTTCACCGACATGTTGTCGTGTGTCAAGGTTGCTGGGACCTGGAAGATTTTTCAGAAAGTGACATTCTCGTCAACACTCCCCATCACCCTCTCCCAAACATAA
- a CDS encoding cell wall anchor protein, producing the protein MTPFRSLWLAAALLMAACGTTELAQPYDVQAATTAQGLSTLSVRGTTSASSLDTTTLSIPTPVGTAAGDVLVMQLSNREAVTAVATPPAGWTLLRSEQSAAAIKSWLFLRVASAAEPSSHTFTLDLASAMAATLVAVSGADPLEPIDVHVGQKNGNSASLALPVATTSSANGLAVWFSAQVWGGTACPAVHTPPTGFTEQLDTCLVSSSRGVLHSAATSELGAAGAQPAFTGSSTLPNTNITHAVVLRPLQPPATGEITLVGATHASGKTVTSLTLSTPTGVAAGHVLLAHLANRNQIGAEITPPAGWTLVRTDMSTWSIRGWVFVRVATAGEPASHTFQSSIASYLVGNLVAYAGVNPANPIDTHAGKSNSSSTAFTTPQLSTSTAGGAAVWFGAQAWTGAACPTSAIEPPVGFAETYDTCLVSSSQGLVFNAAFMPLAGSGIQGPFNGSSTLAETNVAQVVALRRAEVAPPSGVALRGSSHHSGLSIASLSIPKPSGTEANDALIARVTVRNNIAATVTPPAGWTFLRSEQSAYAIRTWIFYRVAGASEPASYAFGLDATTHMAGSVEAFRGVDPLQPIDVHAGQKNGDSASFTVPDVVTGSVGGLAVWYGSQVWPDATCPATGIEPPLGFTEAFDACLGHANGLLFNAAYRSLTAPGLQTGLSGSSAFVQTNTAHVIVLRAANAPSCMVGDTYASTFTLQGTVTAPQIVEPSGLAASRVVGNALYVHNEDTTAIVAINTLNASTLGTFNVTNVTPADWEDLATGPCPSGSCIFIGDIGKWSANFPPGGTPTSFTIYRVPEPDLANGQTSGGLVAEAFPFVYPDGAKDAESLMVHPTTGDIYVVTKNGDTGKSGVYKFPQPLTPGVQATLIHVHTIQLPLNGDPNFSAATAAAIHPCANRFLLRTYRTVYEFRATPGLGFESAVFATPVTLTDTAEGQGEAIEYEANGAGYFTMSESPSPFRLKRVPLQ; encoded by the coding sequence ATGACCCCATTCCGAAGTCTTTGGCTCGCGGCCGCCCTACTGATGGCCGCCTGTGGAACGACTGAGCTCGCGCAGCCCTACGACGTACAGGCTGCGACGACGGCTCAGGGCCTCTCCACGCTCTCCGTGCGAGGAACCACCAGCGCGAGCAGCCTGGACACCACCACCCTCTCCATCCCCACCCCCGTCGGTACGGCCGCCGGAGATGTGCTGGTGATGCAGCTGAGCAATCGCGAGGCCGTCACCGCCGTCGCCACCCCGCCCGCTGGCTGGACGCTGCTGCGCTCCGAGCAGAGCGCAGCAGCCATCAAGTCCTGGCTCTTCCTCCGCGTGGCCAGCGCGGCCGAGCCGAGCAGTCACACCTTCACCCTCGACCTCGCCAGCGCCATGGCGGCCACCCTGGTCGCGGTGTCGGGCGCGGATCCGCTCGAGCCGATCGACGTGCACGTGGGCCAGAAGAATGGCAACAGCGCGAGCCTCGCGCTGCCCGTCGCCACCACGTCGTCCGCGAACGGCCTCGCAGTGTGGTTCTCGGCCCAGGTCTGGGGAGGCACCGCGTGCCCCGCGGTCCACACCCCTCCGACAGGCTTCACCGAGCAGCTCGACACCTGCCTCGTCTCGTCGTCGCGCGGCGTGCTGCACAGCGCCGCCACCTCGGAGCTCGGGGCCGCGGGTGCCCAGCCCGCCTTCACCGGCAGCTCCACGCTCCCCAACACCAACATCACGCACGCGGTGGTGCTGCGTCCCCTCCAGCCGCCAGCCACCGGGGAGATCACCCTCGTCGGCGCCACGCACGCGAGCGGCAAGACGGTCACCAGCCTGACTCTCTCGACCCCTACGGGCGTCGCCGCCGGTCACGTGCTGCTGGCGCACCTTGCGAACCGGAACCAGATCGGCGCCGAGATCACCCCGCCCGCGGGTTGGACGCTGGTGCGCACCGACATGAGCACCTGGAGCATCCGCGGCTGGGTCTTCGTCCGCGTCGCCACCGCCGGCGAGCCCGCGAGCCACACGTTCCAGAGTTCCATCGCGAGCTACCTCGTCGGCAACCTCGTGGCGTATGCCGGCGTCAATCCGGCCAACCCGATCGACACGCACGCCGGCAAGAGCAACAGCAGCTCGACGGCCTTCACGACGCCGCAGCTGAGCACCTCGACCGCGGGCGGGGCCGCCGTCTGGTTCGGCGCGCAGGCGTGGACCGGCGCCGCGTGTCCGACCTCGGCCATCGAGCCCCCCGTGGGCTTCGCCGAGACCTACGACACCTGCCTGGTGTCCTCGTCGCAGGGCCTCGTCTTCAACGCCGCCTTCATGCCCCTCGCCGGTTCCGGCATCCAGGGCCCGTTCAACGGGAGCTCGACGCTCGCCGAGACCAATGTCGCGCAGGTCGTTGCCCTTCGCCGCGCCGAGGTCGCACCGCCCTCGGGGGTCGCGTTGCGTGGGAGCTCGCACCACAGCGGCCTGTCGATTGCCTCGCTGTCGATCCCCAAGCCGTCGGGGACCGAGGCCAACGACGCGCTCATCGCGCGGGTGACCGTGCGCAACAACATCGCCGCGACCGTCACGCCGCCCGCCGGCTGGACGTTCCTGCGCTCGGAGCAGAGCGCCTATGCCATCCGCACCTGGATCTTCTACCGCGTCGCGGGCGCCTCCGAGCCCGCGAGCTACGCGTTCGGACTGGACGCGACCACCCACATGGCGGGGAGCGTGGAGGCCTTCCGCGGCGTCGATCCGCTCCAGCCCATCGACGTGCACGCAGGCCAGAAGAACGGCGACTCCGCGTCGTTCACCGTGCCCGACGTGGTGACCGGCAGCGTGGGCGGCCTCGCCGTCTGGTACGGCTCCCAGGTCTGGCCGGACGCCACTTGCCCTGCCACCGGCATCGAGCCGCCGCTCGGCTTCACCGAGGCCTTCGATGCGTGCCTGGGTCACGCCAACGGACTGCTCTTCAATGCGGCCTACCGGTCGCTCACCGCGCCGGGCCTCCAGACGGGCCTCTCCGGTAGCTCCGCGTTCGTGCAGACCAACACCGCGCACGTGATCGTCCTGCGCGCCGCCAACGCCCCCAGTTGCATGGTCGGCGATACGTACGCGAGCACCTTCACGCTCCAGGGCACCGTGACCGCGCCGCAAATCGTGGAGCCCTCGGGCCTGGCCGCGAGCCGCGTGGTCGGCAACGCGCTCTACGTGCACAACGAAGACACCACCGCCATCGTCGCGATCAACACCCTCAACGCGAGCACGCTCGGCACGTTCAACGTGACCAACGTGACGCCGGCCGACTGGGAGGACCTCGCAACCGGGCCCTGCCCGAGCGGCTCGTGCATCTTCATCGGTGACATCGGGAAGTGGAGCGCCAACTTCCCTCCGGGTGGCACCCCCACGTCGTTCACGATCTACCGCGTGCCCGAGCCGGATCTCGCCAACGGCCAGACCTCGGGGGGGCTCGTCGCCGAGGCCTTCCCGTTCGTCTATCCGGACGGCGCGAAGGACGCGGAGTCGCTGATGGTGCACCCCACCACCGGGGACATCTACGTCGTCACCAAGAACGGGGACACGGGGAAGAGCGGCGTGTACAAGTTCCCCCAGCCGCTGACGCCGGGCGTGCAGGCCACGCTGATCCACGTCCACACGATCCAGCTGCCGCTGAACGGAGACCCCAACTTCTCGGCCGCGACCGCGGCGGCGATCCACCCATGCGCGAATCGCTTCCTCCTTCGCACCTACCGCACTGTCTACGAGTTCCGTGCGACGCCGGGACTTGGCTTCGAGTCGGCCGTCTTCGCGACGCCCGTCACGCTGACCGACACCGCCGAGGGCCAGGGTGAGGCGATCGAGTACGAAGCCAACGGCGCGGGCTACTTCACGATGAGCGAGAGCCCCTCGCCCTTCAGGCTCAAGCGCGTGCCCCTGCAGTAG
- a CDS encoding imm11 family protein, with amino-acid sequence MSTVTRYFRLMEDVRAGSWFLGDLLDETGQAFEDFWRFSEGGPVPSVGRLKSPIEAPGTPLDFSSAGVGMTPILHLRLAAIFAELAPEDVQLVPVEVKGCSDPYVMLVATKLIRCIDEKSSREVLFYLPEDELPELVGPYRSVAGMRIDPTRVGSARVFRTWGWSTGLIVSEAIKTALAFARVTGAAFEDV; translated from the coding sequence ATGTCGACCGTCACTCGGTACTTCAGGCTCATGGAGGACGTACGGGCCGGTAGCTGGTTCCTCGGAGACCTGTTGGACGAGACGGGGCAGGCGTTCGAGGACTTCTGGCGGTTTTCGGAAGGAGGGCCTGTCCCTTCTGTCGGGCGCTTGAAGTCCCCCATCGAAGCGCCGGGGACGCCCTTGGATTTCAGCAGCGCGGGCGTTGGCATGACGCCCATCCTTCACCTCAGGCTCGCCGCCATCTTCGCGGAGCTGGCTCCAGAAGATGTCCAACTCGTCCCTGTTGAAGTCAAAGGCTGCTCGGACCCGTACGTCATGCTCGTGGCCACGAAGCTCATTCGCTGCATCGACGAGAAGTCCTCACGCGAGGTCTTGTTTTATCTTCCCGAGGACGAGCTGCCTGAGTTGGTTGGCCCGTATCGAAGCGTGGCGGGGATGAGGATTGACCCCACGAGGGTGGGAAGCGCGAGGGTCTTCCGCACCTGGGGATGGTCAACCGGTCTCATCGTCTCCGAGGCCATCAAGACCGCCCTGGCATTCGCACGCGTCACGGGCGCCGCCTTCGAGGACGTTTAG
- the tnpC gene encoding IS66 family transposase translates to MAALSQTHQCEWRERAEGLERENLTLKARVGSIESQLALLQRTVFGKKSEKLPHVEDELRKAPGAAPRPREATLKERRLKREARATLPERVIHHRVPDEARRCPSCGGTALKPLGPGKRTELIEYVPAHVERQVHPQETLACPCGAGIVTAPAPKAIEQGQYGPGFLAHVVTAKCCDSIPLYRQAKALARAGMPVARTTLCDLFHGVGRATAPLAERLLRLVAEARLVHADETPQRVLDEGKTRRAYVWTFRTDELIAYVHSASRSGVTPLDVLGKSQGYLLVDGYTGYNRVTLPEGRVRVRCWAHVRRKFFDALPTAPESRTALDFILALYRVEHAAKDSETLGTPDHLHARRTTSARVLKHLAAWVDEQLPLHPPKSPLGMALRYTKGQWDALTRFLGDPLLPLDNNAAERALRAMALGRKNYLFVGNDEAGRNLAGLSSLVATCEANGINPEAYLADVLMRLGSHPASRLDELLPHRWQPSSSFAPDSS, encoded by the coding sequence ATGGCAGCGCTCTCTCAGACGCACCAGTGCGAGTGGCGTGAGCGAGCCGAAGGGCTCGAGCGGGAGAACCTCACCCTCAAGGCGCGCGTGGGCAGCATCGAATCCCAGCTCGCGCTCCTCCAGCGCACCGTCTTCGGCAAGAAGAGCGAGAAGCTCCCCCATGTCGAAGACGAGCTGCGCAAGGCCCCGGGCGCCGCACCCAGGCCGCGTGAAGCGACGCTGAAGGAGAGGCGCCTCAAGCGCGAGGCGCGCGCGACGTTGCCCGAGCGGGTGATTCACCACCGCGTTCCCGACGAGGCCCGGCGGTGTCCGTCCTGCGGCGGCACGGCGTTGAAGCCGCTGGGCCCTGGCAAGCGCACCGAGCTCATCGAGTATGTGCCCGCGCACGTGGAGCGGCAGGTCCATCCGCAGGAGACACTCGCATGCCCGTGCGGTGCGGGCATCGTCACCGCGCCCGCGCCGAAGGCCATTGAGCAGGGCCAGTACGGCCCGGGCTTCCTGGCGCACGTGGTGACGGCGAAGTGCTGCGACTCGATTCCGCTGTATCGCCAGGCCAAGGCCCTCGCCCGCGCGGGCATGCCCGTCGCGCGCACCACGCTGTGCGACCTCTTCCACGGGGTGGGCCGAGCCACGGCGCCGCTCGCCGAGCGCCTCTTGAGGTTGGTGGCGGAGGCTCGTCTGGTGCACGCCGACGAGACACCCCAACGCGTGCTGGACGAGGGCAAGACGCGCCGGGCCTACGTCTGGACCTTCCGCACCGACGAGCTCATCGCCTACGTCCACAGCGCAAGCCGCTCCGGCGTGACGCCCCTGGACGTGCTCGGAAAGAGTCAGGGCTACCTGCTGGTGGATGGCTACACCGGCTACAATCGCGTGACGCTGCCCGAGGGGCGCGTGCGCGTAAGGTGTTGGGCCCACGTGCGTCGCAAATTCTTCGACGCCCTCCCCACCGCGCCCGAGTCCAGGACGGCGCTCGACTTCATCCTCGCGCTTTACCGCGTCGAGCACGCCGCCAAGGACTCCGAGACGCTCGGCACTCCGGACCACCTCCACGCTCGCCGCACCACCAGTGCTCGCGTCCTCAAGCATCTGGCTGCGTGGGTGGATGAACAGCTTCCGCTCCATCCTCCCAAGAGCCCTCTGGGCATGGCCCTTCGCTACACGAAGGGACAATGGGATGCACTGACGCGCTTCCTGGGGGACCCTTTGCTGCCCCTCGACAACAACGCCGCGGAGCGGGCACTGCGCGCCATGGCCCTGGGAAGGAAGAACTATCTCTTCGTCGGCAATGACGAGGCAGGTCGGAATCTCGCGGGACTCAGTTCTCTGGTCGCCACGTGCGAGGCGAACGGCATCAACCCCGAGGCGTACCTCGCCGACGTGCTGATGCGACTTGGCAGCCACCCCGCGTCACGTCTGGACGAGTTGCTGCCGCACCGCTGGCAGCCGTCCTCCTCCTTCGCGCCGGACTCCTCCTGA
- the tnpB gene encoding IS66 family insertion sequence element accessory protein TnpB (TnpB, as the term is used for proteins encoded by IS66 family insertion elements, is considered an accessory protein, since TnpC, encoded by a neighboring gene, is a DDE family transposase.), whose product MEGEPLRRSSFVFVSRRGDKVKILSWDAGGFVLTYKRLEQGRFRLPAFAEDALGAQLDATQLSMLLDGIDVSHVRRPGKWAPPPGAEAMPVTGGCFSRRDGSALSDAPVRVA is encoded by the coding sequence GTGGAAGGAGAGCCTCTACGCCGGTCATCTTTCGTCTTCGTCTCGCGGCGCGGAGACAAGGTGAAGATTCTTTCCTGGGACGCGGGTGGCTTCGTCCTCACCTACAAGCGCTTGGAGCAGGGCCGCTTTCGCCTGCCTGCCTTCGCCGAGGACGCCCTGGGAGCGCAGTTGGATGCCACCCAACTGTCCATGCTACTCGACGGAATCGACGTCTCGCACGTCCGCAGACCAGGCAAGTGGGCACCGCCCCCCGGCGCCGAGGCAATGCCCGTCACGGGGGGCTGTTTTTCCCGGAGAGATGGCAGCGCTCTCTCAGACGCACCAGTGCGAGTGGCGTGA
- the tnpA gene encoding IS66 family insertion sequence element accessory protein TnpA — translation MRRPNPNEWKQLVEEFEASGLTQKEFAVRHQVSLGGFQYWLYKKSRATPVRRSEMAGRPRAAFLPVEVVASPVPRVREGLLLEVALPRGLLLRFPEGTQAEYLAHLVAVLG, via the coding sequence ATGAGACGCCCCAATCCGAATGAGTGGAAGCAGTTGGTGGAGGAGTTCGAGGCGAGCGGGCTGACGCAGAAGGAGTTCGCGGTCAGGCACCAGGTCTCGCTCGGTGGCTTCCAGTACTGGCTGTACAAGAAGTCGCGGGCCACGCCGGTCCGGCGGTCCGAGATGGCAGGCCGTCCGCGAGCCGCGTTTCTTCCCGTGGAGGTGGTCGCGTCCCCCGTGCCGCGAGTCCGAGAAGGGCTCCTGCTCGAGGTGGCGCTGCCACGCGGGCTGCTCTTGCGCTTCCCGGAGGGGACGCAGGCCGAGTACCTCGCGCACCTGGTCGCGGTGCTCGGCTGA
- the tnpC gene encoding IS66 family transposase produces the protein MAALSQTHQCEWRERAEGLERENLTLKARVGSIESQLALLQRTVFGKKSEKLPRVEDELRKAPGAPPRPREATLKERRLKREARATLPERVIHHRVPDEARRCPSCGGTALKPLGPGKRTELIEYVPAHVERQVHPQETLACPCGAGIVTAPAPKAIEQGQYGPGFLAHVVTAKCCDSIPLYRQAKALARAGMPVARTTLCDLFHEVGRATAPLASRLLALVREASLVHADETPQRVLDEGKARRAYVWTFRTDELIAYVHSASRSGVTPMDVLGGTGGYLLVDGYTGYNRVTLPEGRVRVGCWAHVRRKFFDALPTAPESRAALDFILALYHVEHSARDTGTLGTQEHLDARRTTSARVLKQLATWVDEQFPRHPPKSPLGMALRHTKGQWSALTRFLDDPSLPLDNNAAERALRAMALGRKNYLFVGSDEAGRNLAGLSSLVATCEVNGVNPEAYLADVLMRLGSHPVSRLDELLPHRWQPSSASAPDSS, from the coding sequence ATGGCAGCGCTCTCTCAGACGCACCAGTGCGAGTGGCGTGAGCGAGCCGAAGGGCTCGAGCGGGAGAACCTCACCCTCAAGGCGCGCGTGGGCAGCATCGAATCCCAGCTCGCGCTCCTCCAGCGCACCGTCTTCGGCAAGAAGAGCGAGAAGCTCCCCCGTGTCGAGGACGAGCTGCGCAAGGCCCCGGGCGCCCCACCCAGGCCGCGTGAAGCGACGCTGAAGGAGAGGCGCCTCAAGCGCGAGGCGCGCGCGACGTTGCCCGAGCGGGTGATTCACCACCGCGTTCCCGACGAGGCCCGGCGGTGTCCGTCCTGCGGCGGCACGGCGTTGAAGCCGCTGGGCCCTGGCAAGCGCACCGAGCTCATCGAGTATGTGCCCGCGCACGTGGAGCGGCAGGTCCATCCGCAGGAGACACTCGCATGCCCGTGCGGTGCGGGCATCGTCACCGCGCCCGCGCCGAAGGCCATTGAGCAGGGCCAGTACGGCCCGGGCTTCCTGGCGCACGTGGTGACGGCGAAGTGCTGCGACTCGATTCCGCTGTATCGCCAGGCCAAGGCCCTCGCCCGCGCGGGCATGCCCGTCGCGCGCACCACGCTGTGCGACCTCTTCCACGAGGTAGGCCGGGCCACGGCGCCGCTCGCCTCGCGACTGCTGGCGCTGGTGCGTGAGGCCTCGCTGGTGCACGCCGACGAGACACCTCAACGCGTGCTGGACGAAGGCAAGGCACGCCGGGCGTACGTCTGGACCTTTCGCACCGACGAACTCATCGCGTACGTCCACAGCGCCAGTCGCTCCGGCGTGACGCCCATGGACGTCCTCGGGGGAACCGGGGGCTACCTGCTGGTGGATGGATATACGGGCTACAACCGCGTGACGTTGCCGGAGGGGCGGGTCCGCGTGGGCTGCTGGGCTCACGTGCGCCGCAAATTCTTCGACGCCCTCCCCACCGCACCCGAGTCCAGGGCGGCGCTCGACTTCATCCTCGCGCTCTACCACGTCGAGCATTCGGCCCGAGACACAGGGACGCTTGGCACGCAGGAGCACCTCGACGCTCGTCGTACCACCAGCGCACGTGTCCTCAAGCAACTGGCCACGTGGGTGGATGAACAGTTTCCACGCCACCCGCCCAAGAGTCCCCTGGGCATGGCCCTTCGCCACACAAAGGGACAGTGGAGTGCACTGACGCGCTTCCTTGATGACCCCTCGCTGCCCCTCGATAACAACGCCGCGGAGCGGGCGCTGCGAGCCATGGCCCTGGGCAGGAAAAACTATCTCTTTGTCGGCAGCGACGAGGCAGGTCGGAATCTGGCGGGGCTCAGCTCCCTGGTCGCCACCTGTGAGGTGAACGGCGTCAATCCCGAGGCGTATCTCGCTGACGTGCTGATGCGCCTTGGCAGCCACCCCGTGTCACGCTTGGACGAGCTGCTGCCGCACCGCTGGCAACCATCCTCCGCCTCCGCGCCAGACTCCTCCTGA